aaattttgaaattatacttccGTAGTGATTGAGTTACAAACTTTGTCTTCAATACAGATTGTCACATAGATTTCTTAActgctatttattttaatcatttggTCATGGCAGGCTATAATTGTTTCATGTTGTGGCTGCTTTCATGGTCGCACATTAGCTGCTATTTCTATGAGCTGTGACAATGAGGCAACACGTGGATTTTGGCCTTTGTTGCCAGGCCATCTCAAAGTTGATTTTGGTGACCAGGCAGCacttgagaaaatatttaaaggttttccaaattttttacCATGAATATACTAGTTAAAATCCGCAACTAGTAGAACTGTTGGAGTAGCACATTCGGATATCGTCTCTCCTAGGACcacaaaaaatgcattaaatttaattgttactGATGTGAACTAATCCATTTTACTTTATGGTGACCAGAAAAAGGGGACCAAATCGCTGGTTTTCTGTTTGAACCTATCCAAGGGGAAGCAGGGGTATGTATGTTTCAAGGATTGGACTTGTTTTTGGATATATCCTGTATGTGAATCTTGTTTTGTGGTCACCGTCATAATTGTAATCAGTTGAGTGTTCCTGGAGGTTAGCCTTGGTCCCTGTTTAGAGTGGATGTATGTGAAAATTGTTTGTCAtcattatcataatttctgaTTATTTGAGCAATGTAGGAGATTTACCTTGTTCACTTGTTGCTTGTACAAAAATCAGCAGCGCCACCATGTGAACATCACACTTCATTGTCCTAATGAGTCCAATTTGTAGAGGCACCATATAGTGGTATAGGCAAGACAAAGCCTTTTGTATGGTTCGTCATGTACTGATATCTTATTAACTGTGACTCCATGTTTACAGAATTTAGAGGCATGTAGGGGTAGACCTCTATGTATATGGTTCTACTTGATTTTTTcctactaaaatattatttctgttAAATGATTTTGAGGTTGACGACATTCTAATATTTTCTAGGTTATTATTCCTCCGGATGGTTATCTACAAGCTGTCAGAGATCTTTGCTCAAAATATAACATTCTAATGATTGCTGATGAGATACAAAGTGGATTAGCACGTTCTGGAAGAATGCTGGCTTGTGATTGGGAAAATGTCCGCCCTGATGTTGTAGTAAGGACGTGTCCTGTGCTTGATCCTGAAATTTTCTacataaactgaaaaaatcgCATATTAGTCCTGTATGAATGCCATATTAATCTGATTCTTCGAAATGGTATGTGACCCATGCCTCCTGGGAATAGTTGTAAACAAGCTAAAACTTTTCAACGAGGACATGTAAATTTGCATTACTTTTGGTTTGGAAACATAGAATGcagaaaattttgagtttgaaGGGATCTATGGTTTGGCCAAGAAgttcattttgatttccaTCTGAAATAAGCTCGAGTTTTTATTggagttttgaatttttgttcatAAATGTAGATCACTAGGTGTATTACGTAGTGTTGACTGTATGATCAGTGACCATTAGAATGCACTTCCATCCATTGGACTGACCTCTCTGATTGTTGCCTTGTTAAGATATTAGGAAAAGCTTTGGGTGGCGGAGTGTTGCCAGTGAGTGCTGTTCTTGCAGACAAAGATGTTATGCTCTGCATACAGCCTGGAGAGCACGGAAGGTTAGTAATTTTGAAGCCTGTTATTACCACCTTGCACGACACAAGTTTAGGTCCTGCAGTGAATTCTACAATATGCAGCTCCTcaagaattttctgaaataagACAATCATTTCCATCTCAAAGGAAATGAAATGGCCATGCAATGTTCTAGTTGTGTTAAGTTTATCATCcacttttttcatataataatccTTCTGCTTTTAATATGTTGATATCTATATTGTGATTTTACATTCCTTACTGTTGAGGCATTATGCAGCACCTTTGGAGGGAATCCATTGGCCAGTGCTGTTGCCGTTGCGTCATTAGATGTGATAAGAGATGAGAGATTGGCTGAAAGGTATTGTATCTTTTTCACAATTCTTTAACATGGAGTTGCATGAGTCTGGTTATGTCTAATTCTCTGGAATTTGTCATGTTCACTTGGTGTAGCATAAATCTATTAGTTATGCAGTAAGGATAAGAACTTGggtgaaaatattaatgaggTTTTTTGAGTTGTTTTCTATGCCCAATGTTATTCTTACATTGGCGATCGAGTTTTAGAATTAAGGGTGTCTTGAATATGTAATTTCATGGTAGATCTGCCCAACTGGGAGAGGAGCTCAGGGAACAACTTGTGAAGGTTCAGCGGCAATTTCCGAACCTCATAAAGGAGGTAAGAGGTAAAGGTTTGTTCAACGCTGTGGAGCTTAATAGCAAAGCTTTGTCCCCCGTGACTGCGTATGACATATGCCTGAGGCTGAAAGAGAGAGGAGTTCTTGCAAAGCCTACCCATGATTCTATTATTCGAT
This genomic window from Sesamum indicum cultivar Zhongzhi No. 13 linkage group LG12, S_indicum_v1.0, whole genome shotgun sequence contains:
- the LOC105175741 gene encoding ornithine aminotransferase, mitochondrial; protein product: MASKKSLHRFLTGVWRGRQIRSFGALPEGSASSESSQHLINLEYNWLFCSYHPIPIVFSQAKGSSIWDPEGNKYVDFLSAYSAVNQGHCHPRIMKALVEQAQKLTLSSRAFYNDRFPVFAERLTSMFGYDMVLPMNTGAEGVETAMKLARKWGYLKKKIPRDEAIIVSCCGCFHGRTLAAISMSCDNEATRGFWPLLPGHLKVDFGDQAALEKIFKEKGDQIAGFLFEPIQGEAGVIIPPDGYLQAVRDLCSKYNILMIADEIQSGLARSGRMLACDWENVRPDVVILGKALGGGVLPVSAVLADKDVMLCIQPGEHGSTFGGNPLASAVAVASLDVIRDERLAERSAQLGEELREQLVKVQRQFPNLIKEVRGKGLFNAVELNSKALSPVTAYDICLRLKERGVLAKPTHDSIIRLTPPLSISLDELHEGSKALQAVLELDLLKMKKEKPENTTSHAAVDACDRCGRNLYASS